A region of the Microbulbifer pacificus genome:
CAGATTCAATACGGGGTGGTCAGAGTGTGTAACCGTAGCGCTCGGCAGCGAGGATAAGTTCTGCGCGCACTTCGTCGGACAGCAGGTCGAGGGTGATGTCGCTGCGCTTCTCACCGCGGGTATTCACATTGCGAGGCAGTGACTCGAAAGTCTCTTTCACCCTGGCCGGATCGTGGGGAAAGTCGATGCGCTCCAGCATGGCGAGGAGCTGGGACAGGTCAAAGTCCTCAATGCGGTAGCGATGGTACTGTTTGGGCGCGGCGCGCGTCTCCACCAGCGCATTCCAGTCGATCCAGAAGCGGGCCAGCTAGTTTACCTGCTCGCCGAGTGGCAGTGCGGCAAAGCCGGCCTTGTCCATTTTCGGGATATGGGGCAGGTGGCGGCTGCGACAGCGCCCGTGCACCCAGCCTTTCTTCTGGCGCGAGCGGATGAATTCCAGTGGGTGGCGCAGCTGGTGGAACACCAGGGTTTCATCTGCCAGCAGCGGCAGCCAGGGGGCTGCCTCCCAGGCGGCCTCGCCGCGAATCTCCGGGCACCACGCCAGTTTATGCAGTCCCAAACGGGCCAGGGCGCCGCGCGCCAGCGAGGGCTTGCTGCCGGTGAAAAACTGCTCGTGGGTGCAGGAGCAGCCCAACTGGGTCAGGAGCTTGGCGGTGTAAGTGGTTCCTGAGCGGCCACAGCCCGTGATCACAAAGGGTCTGGCGGTTCGGGGGGCGGGCTCGTGGGCTTCAATTGCGATATCGGTCATTCGGATCTCAGTCTGGTGGTATATCCCGGCCGAGTCCATGGCCTAATGCGTGCTTCGGGGTCCTGTATCCGGGCGGGTGCTATCTCACTGGCACCTGCATACCGGGCGATAAGTCACGGCAGTGACAGGTGGCTTTTGGTATGCTGCGCCAGCCTAGCGAAACAGCAGAGCGTAAGCCGACAACTCATGCATATTTTTGTCTTTTCCTTCAACCGTGGTCTATTCCTGGACAACTGTGTCCGCTCCATCGAAGCCTGCGCACCGCAGTGCAAGCTGACGGTGATCGACGACGGCAGTGACGACCCGGAAACCCGCGCGGTGCTGGCGGATGTAGCCAAGCGGCACCGGGTGGTCGATAAAACTGCTGAGTCAGGTCACAAGCTCGGCGGCCTCTATGCCAATATGCAGGCGGCCTATGAGATGGCCGCGGACGACGAGCTGATGTGCTTTCTGCAGGATGATACCCAGATGGTACGCCCGCTCACAGATGAAGATATCCAGCATCTGTGCCAGAGCTTCGAGCAACAACCGGACCTCGGTTTTGTCTCGCCGGCCTTCGTGCGCGGCTTTTCTCTCAGGAAGAAGGCGGACCGGGATTTCCGCTTTGATCGCGAGCGCGACTTCTGGTTCTGGTATCCGAAGAAGCGCTCTACCGGTACCTGGTTTTCCGCGCTGCTGATCGCCGACCCCAAGCGCCTGCGGCAGTTGAACTGGCAATTTGAGGTGGGGGAGTCTGTGAACAACCGCCGGGCGGCGAAACTGTTCTGCCGCATGGCGCGTATGCGCGCGCCGTTTTCCATGTGGCTGCCCAATGGCCGCGCTTACCGCGGTAAGCAGAAGTCCATGGCGCTGCGCTTTGGGGAGTGGTCGCGCCGCTGTGGCCTGTACCCGCTGCAGATCATGTCGGATCAAGAGGTGCAGGCACTGAAACAGGCCGAGCCCGCACGTTTGCCGGTGGCGGAAGAGTTCCTGAAGACGACTCGCGGCAACATCAGCACGCCCTGGGCCTACGATCCCATGCAGGGTGCCGGCTGGCTCAAGCTGCTGGATCGTCTGGAGCGCAAGCTGCGCGGGCTGTTCCGCTGACATCCGGCTCGCGTGCTATTGGGGGGAAGAAGGCGCGGCATTAGAATACGCCGGATTTTCGTTTCCCAAACAAGGCCTGGAACGGAACCGGGTTGTAATAAAAACAGGAAGGCAACAAATTTAAGGTATATGTTCCGTGGGGTATCGGCAGTTCAAAAGCAAACTCGCGCGGGTGATCTACGACGACGAAGTGGTGGATGCCGACTGCGAGAAACTGTTCCATTGCGACTGGCATAAGGCCAATAGCGCCTGTGCGCTGGTGGAGCGCGGCAAGGCGGTGATGTTCAAATACCGCGAGTGGGAGCTGGTGTTCAAGCAGTACCATCGTGGCGGCCTCGCCGGGCGACTGGTGGAAAAGTCCTACCTGTACAGCCGCTTGCCCAACACCCGGGTGTGGCGGGAGTTCAATATGCTGCGCGCCATGCGTGAATTGGGCCTGCCGGTACCGCGCCCGGTGGCGGCACGTTGTGTGAGCCTGC
Encoded here:
- a CDS encoding glycosyltransferase — encoded protein: MHIFVFSFNRGLFLDNCVRSIEACAPQCKLTVIDDGSDDPETRAVLADVAKRHRVVDKTAESGHKLGGLYANMQAAYEMAADDELMCFLQDDTQMVRPLTDEDIQHLCQSFEQQPDLGFVSPAFVRGFSLRKKADRDFRFDRERDFWFWYPKKRSTGTWFSALLIADPKRLRQLNWQFEVGESVNNRRAAKLFCRMARMRAPFSMWLPNGRAYRGKQKSMALRFGEWSRRCGLYPLQIMSDQEVQALKQAEPARLPVAEEFLKTTRGNISTPWAYDPMQGAGWLKLLDRLERKLRGLFR